The following proteins are encoded in a genomic region of Paenibacillus sp. FSL H3-0469:
- a CDS encoding organic hydroperoxide resistance protein translates to MKPLYTATAKVRGGREGSVESSDGALKHDLKIPKELGGPGGAGTNPEQLFAAGYGACYESALANIARKEGVKLQDVEITSNVLIGKDESDGGFKLAVKLDVKLPGIERSVAEDLAKKAHDFCPYSKATRGNIEVELNVL, encoded by the coding sequence CTGAAACCCCTATATACAGCTACAGCCAAGGTTCGCGGAGGCCGTGAAGGTTCGGTGGAATCGTCCGACGGAGCGCTTAAGCATGATCTCAAAATCCCGAAGGAGCTTGGCGGTCCTGGTGGTGCAGGCACAAATCCGGAGCAGCTGTTCGCGGCAGGCTATGGTGCGTGTTATGAGAGTGCCCTTGCTAATATTGCCCGTAAAGAAGGCGTAAAGCTGCAGGATGTTGAGATTACCTCGAATGTGCTGATCGGCAAGGACGAGAGCGACGGAGGTTTCAAGCTGGCCGTGAAGCTGGATGTGAAGCTGCCGGGCATTGAGCGTTCTGTGGCAGAGGACCTGGCCAAGAAAGCACATGATTTCTGCCCGTACTCCAAGGCGACCCGCGGAAATATCGAGGTTGAACTGAACGTTCTGTAG
- a CDS encoding thiol-disulfide oxidoreductase DCC family protein, with amino-acid sequence MQGESIVLIDGVCHLCQGIVRFIIPRDPKAHFKFASLQSEAARELLKAGGMPEQQLDTVVLIEDAKYYTKSAAVLRIARRLRFPWPAAYVFILIPGPLRNAMYKIVARNRYRWFGRDEQCLLPTPDMKRRFL; translated from the coding sequence ATGCAGGGTGAATCTATTGTATTGATTGATGGGGTCTGTCATCTGTGCCAGGGAATTGTCCGGTTCATTATTCCGCGTGATCCCAAGGCGCACTTCAAATTCGCCTCCTTGCAGAGTGAAGCGGCCCGGGAACTGCTTAAGGCAGGCGGTATGCCTGAGCAGCAATTAGACACTGTGGTGCTGATAGAGGACGCCAAGTATTATACGAAATCGGCAGCAGTGCTGCGGATTGCCCGCCGACTCCGGTTCCCGTGGCCCGCTGCATATGTGTTCATCCTGATTCCGGGACCGCTGCGTAACGCGATGTACAAGATTGTGGCCAGGAACCGCTACCGCTGGTTCGGCCGGGATGAGCAGTGTCTGCTGCCGACACCGGATATGAAGCGCAGATTTCTGTAG
- a CDS encoding CpaF family protein — MNEEMFRVLRSDIRAGLDVTSVIGNDELAAYIERIILEREQLRLLTAQEKHELVKKLFDSFRGLDILQPLVDNPAITEIMINSHEEIFIEEEGMIRRLPLAFESGSRLEDIIQIIVSGVNRVVNESSPIVDARLEDGSRVNIVLPPAALKGPAMTIRKFPETPMTMEELVRREALSEEAAGLLQILVAAKYNIFISGGTGSGKTTFLNALSQFIPPQERVITVEDSAELQIVTVPNLVSLETRNANTEGRGEITIRDLIHTSLRMRPNRIVVGEVRGAECLDMLQAMNTGHDGSLSTGHSNSALDMLSRLETMVLSAADLPVTVVRQQISSAIDIFVHLSRLRDRSRRVMEISEVAGIRNGEVILNPLYEFRESGEQDGRVQGRLEVSGNPLLHADKLRMAGIHDYPLQQYEGVSAAKEVNVP; from the coding sequence ATGAATGAAGAGATGTTCCGCGTCCTGCGCAGCGACATCCGGGCAGGACTGGATGTTACCTCGGTCATCGGGAATGATGAGCTGGCTGCATATATCGAACGGATCATTCTGGAGCGGGAGCAATTACGCCTCCTGACTGCCCAGGAGAAGCATGAACTGGTGAAGAAGCTGTTTGATTCCTTCCGGGGACTGGATATTCTCCAGCCGCTGGTGGATAATCCGGCGATCACCGAGATTATGATCAACAGCCATGAGGAGATCTTTATTGAGGAAGAGGGCATGATCCGCAGGCTGCCGCTGGCTTTTGAATCGGGGAGCAGGCTGGAGGATATCATTCAGATTATCGTCTCCGGCGTCAACCGTGTGGTCAATGAATCCTCGCCGATTGTGGATGCGCGGCTGGAGGACGGTTCGCGTGTCAATATCGTTTTGCCGCCTGCCGCGCTGAAGGGACCAGCTATGACCATCCGCAAATTCCCGGAGACACCGATGACGATGGAGGAACTGGTTAGGCGTGAAGCACTCTCGGAGGAAGCGGCCGGGCTGCTGCAGATTCTGGTTGCTGCCAAATACAATATTTTTATCAGCGGCGGTACCGGCTCGGGCAAAACAACCTTTCTGAATGCTCTGTCGCAGTTCATCCCGCCGCAGGAGCGCGTCATTACGGTGGAGGATTCGGCAGAGCTACAAATTGTCACCGTTCCGAATCTGGTCTCTCTGGAGACCCGGAATGCCAATACGGAGGGGCGGGGGGAGATCACGATCCGTGACCTGATCCACACCTCGCTGCGGATGCGGCCGAACCGTATTGTTGTCGGCGAGGTGCGGGGAGCTGAATGTCTGGATATGCTGCAGGCGATGAACACGGGCCATGACGGGAGCTTGTCAACGGGCCATTCGAACAGTGCGCTGGACATGCTCAGCCGCCTGGAGACCATGGTGCTCAGTGCTGCTGATCTGCCGGTAACCGTCGTTCGTCAGCAGATCAGCTCAGCAATCGATATATTCGTGCATCTGTCGCGGTTGCGTGACCGTTCACGCCGGGTGATGGAGATCAGTGAGGTTGCTGGAATCCGCAATGGTGAAGTTATCCTGAATCCTCTATATGAGTTTCGGGAATCGGGCGAACAGGATGGCAGGGTGCAAGGGAGGCTTGAGGTCAGCGGCAACCCGCTTCTGCATGCGGACAAGCTGCGGATGGCCGGAATCCATGATTATCCGTTACAGCAATATGAGGGGGTAAGCGCTGCGAAGGAGGTGAATGTACCCTGA
- a CDS encoding type II secretion system F family protein, translated as MKRTPPVLPAGATAAGEQVLLPDYTVYELNSLQRLLVILGAGALLFGIGYLFYHRLLLAVLLVPGGAYGPKLLREYLLQRRRAALNLQFKQMLFSLSSSLSAGRSVENAFREAVQDLRMLDPEGASDMISELNIICARMENGEPIEDALYEFSKRAGMEDVERFADVFMVCKRTGGDLVEIVRRTSSIIGEKLDIQQDIAVSIAQKKFEAKALLVSPLMMVMFMSLSAGDYMQPMYTGAGIAVSTLALIALFLCYLWTNKIMDIPL; from the coding sequence ATGAAGAGGACACCGCCCGTGCTGCCGGCTGGCGCAACTGCAGCGGGAGAGCAGGTGCTGCTGCCGGATTATACCGTATACGAGCTGAACTCCCTGCAAAGATTGCTGGTCATTCTGGGTGCCGGAGCTCTGTTGTTCGGCATTGGTTACCTGTTCTATCACCGGCTGCTCCTGGCGGTACTGCTTGTCCCCGGAGGCGCCTATGGGCCGAAGCTGCTGCGTGAATATCTGCTGCAACGCCGCCGGGCTGCGCTGAATCTGCAATTCAAGCAAATGCTGTTCTCGCTCTCTTCGTCACTCTCGGCCGGACGTTCGGTGGAGAACGCCTTCCGTGAGGCAGTGCAGGATCTGCGGATGCTTGACCCGGAGGGCGCAAGTGACATGATCTCCGAGCTGAATATCATCTGCGCCCGTATGGAGAACGGGGAACCGATTGAAGATGCGCTGTATGAATTCAGCAAAAGAGCAGGAATGGAGGATGTGGAGCGCTTCGCAGATGTGTTCATGGTCTGCAAGCGTACAGGCGGGGATCTGGTCGAGATCGTACGCCGCACATCCTCCATCATCGGCGAGAAGCTGGATATCCAGCAGGATATAGCAGTCAGTATAGCCCAGAAGAAATTCGAGGCGAAGGCGCTGCTGGTCTCTCCGCTGATGATGGTGATGTTCATGAGTCTGAGTGCCGGAGACTATATGCAGCCTATGTATACTGGTGCAGGAATAGCAGTGTCGACACTGGCACTGATTGCACTGTTCCTCTGTTACCTCTGGACTAATAAGATCATGGATATTCCGCTGTGA
- a CDS encoding type II secretion system F family protein produces the protein MSLICGAILLLLAAGWLILRMRCGSRYAALRELPMEGLRLRRLGEPLLLLLEQGRIASYLPSVMFRIQRSLQRIYGMRYSAERTLLFMGEMLSYSWLLAAGGSALTMLTGEQTGIILGGLLAVALPVAMVSDLHKKVRIREQNIMLELPELLNSIVLLVGAGETVQRAIVRCVNSRQGDSTHPLYAELMKMTAEWDGGYSFQQAFENFSKRCAVQEVSIFTTTVLLNYRRGGADFVLSLRDLSRMLWEKRKAISRTRGEQASSKLVFPMVVIFLIVIVLVGTPAIMMLKM, from the coding sequence ATGTCATTGATCTGCGGTGCCATTCTGCTCCTGCTCGCAGCGGGCTGGCTCATTCTGAGGATGAGATGCGGCAGCCGTTATGCTGCACTACGGGAGCTGCCCATGGAAGGTCTGCGGCTGCGGCGGCTGGGTGAGCCTCTATTATTACTGTTAGAGCAAGGCAGAATCGCCAGTTATCTCCCCTCTGTGATGTTCAGGATACAACGTTCGCTGCAGCGGATCTATGGTATGCGCTACAGTGCAGAACGGACCTTGCTGTTCATGGGGGAGATGCTTAGCTACAGCTGGCTGCTTGCCGCAGGCGGAAGTGCGCTGACCATGCTTACGGGAGAACAGACGGGAATAATCCTTGGCGGGCTCTTGGCAGTTGCACTCCCGGTGGCGATGGTTAGCGATCTGCACAAAAAGGTACGTATACGGGAGCAGAATATTATGCTGGAGCTTCCTGAGCTGCTGAACAGTATTGTTCTGCTGGTAGGCGCGGGTGAGACGGTTCAGCGGGCGATTGTCCGCTGTGTGAACAGCCGTCAAGGGGACAGCACCCATCCGCTCTACGCTGAATTAATGAAGATGACGGCTGAATGGGACGGCGGTTACTCCTTCCAGCAGGCGTTCGAGAACTTCAGCAAGCGCTGTGCCGTGCAGGAGGTCTCCATCTTCACAACTACAGTGCTGCTTAATTACCGCAGAGGCGGGGCTGACTTTGTTCTGTCGCTGCGGGATCTGTCACGGATGCTCTGGGAGAAGCGGAAGGCAATCAGCCGCACACGCGGCGAACAGGCATCGTCGAAGCTGGTTTTTCCGATGGTGGTAATCTTCCTGATTGTGATTGTGCTGGTGGGAACACCGGCGATTATGATGTTAAAAATGTAG